In Desulfovibrio sp. UCD-KL4C, a single genomic region encodes these proteins:
- a CDS encoding chemotaxis protein CheW → MEEDKKRQDAELIQLVTFSIAEEEFGVDILKVQEIIRTMEITKVPRAPVFVEGVINLRGKVIPIIDLRSKFGLEIREHDQNTRIIVIEISDMIVGFVVDSVSEVLRIPANTVEPPPPVVSGLESEYISGVGKLEDRLLILLDLNRLLSGEEQELLAQV, encoded by the coding sequence ATGGAAGAAGATAAGAAAAGGCAAGATGCCGAACTTATCCAGCTAGTCACCTTCAGCATTGCCGAAGAAGAGTTCGGAGTTGATATCCTTAAGGTTCAGGAAATTATCCGGACCATGGAAATTACAAAAGTGCCCCGGGCTCCTGTATTTGTTGAGGGCGTGATAAACCTTCGTGGCAAGGTTATTCCAATTATCGACTTAAGAAGTAAGTTTGGTCTTGAAATTAGAGAACATGATCAGAATACTCGTATCATTGTCATTGAAATAAGTGATATGATAGTAGGTTTTGTGGTTGATTCAGTTTCCGAGGTTCTCAGAATCCCGGCCAATACTGTTGAACCACCTCCACCGGTTGTGTCCGGATTAGAATCTGAATATATCAGCGGTGTAGGCAAACTTGAAGACAGATTGCTTATTCTGCTAGATCTTAACAGATTGCTTTCAGGTGAAGAGCAGGAATTGTTGGCACAGGTTTAA
- the mfd gene encoding transcription-repair coupling factor — protein MSLPSQLTTFAAGKGSTARIFKSGPGTQAFTAHSLHSRGQSVVMIAPGAREYAELKALITLLSRNNFIENNKIIPAWERDWVFLPPYLCKTPVASEWAERWTALHALTRGSKQSVLMTVDNLLPKWPLPSVLENNYINLSKGEEMEPELLIEQLISWGYSRTKLVSEYGEMSMRGDILDVYAPGYDLPVRLEFFGDILEEIRVFEPSSQRSKADLDDITLLPVAPAMLTGNTIDDAAKLWEKLKTTGEISSQGYTKLIEKVGNDDGMIWPGLFYSECTDLKSFLSKKAIYILSSASNLRLRLQDHEYNWKTFLHDKNAHSGCKWPVNTICWNEEKARSTWRDERQIVYEDLVIGREKNGIDLSERSITAFTDIFWKPEQMKRPWAALVTGLKEWSSERFQTVLSFKTDRSRKKFLSLIESEQLTISTEYSPLNRGIYALISPLKTGMELEWNQTLILGEDVLQPESAKGTRVRDKAFEGMTSYEDLLPEDLLVHRDYGLSRFGGLHHFKVGDVSNDYLLLFFDGDDKLYVPVDRLNLVQKYKGPEGTCSALDKLGGSRWSKTREKARKAIEKIAGELVEMYAYRKVAKGYAYGPLNDMYWEFESSFGFEETPDQEKAIQDVFRDMESPEPMDRLVCGDVGFGKTEVALRAAFRAVLDGKQVILLCPTTVLAEQHYQTFMQRMEGFPVTVGMLSRFVTKTSQKRVLEQVSSGQLDILIGTHRVLSKDVEAPNLGLLILDEEQRFGVRHKERIKEMRKNIDALTLTATPIPRTLQLSLSGVRSLSTIETPPVDRKPVETALIERDEAMLASVVKREMERGGQIFWVHNRVQGLERVAEFVKKLAPDAKIGMAHGQMSEKNLEETIHKFWHKELDILIATAIIESGLDFPNANTLIVDQAQMFGLGQLYQLRGRVGRSTRQAYAYFVVSSLDSLSEKAKRRMQIILQLDYLGAGFKVAMEDLRLRGAGNILGEVQSGQMAKVGLDLFLEMLDEEVRRIKGDDSTVATDPEMNFVFKAHLPEDFVPDARERLRYYRALSSAGTEARIEELAAEIKDRFGQFPEEVENFITVLYLKRNLAHLGVTRADLFPARVVLTWEDSRNPVDPTRLMEWIANDKHSARLKPPASIEIRFEKDIKIAAGLTQICKGLEILVEKTS, from the coding sequence TTGTCTTTACCTTCCCAACTTACCACTTTCGCTGCCGGAAAAGGAAGCACTGCACGAATATTCAAGAGTGGCCCAGGAACGCAGGCCTTTACAGCCCACAGCTTACACTCCAGGGGCCAATCTGTAGTCATGATTGCCCCAGGTGCGCGTGAATATGCTGAATTAAAAGCGTTAATAACTTTGCTAAGCCGTAATAATTTTATTGAAAATAATAAAATAATTCCAGCATGGGAAAGAGATTGGGTTTTTCTTCCACCTTACCTTTGCAAAACTCCGGTTGCTTCTGAATGGGCTGAACGATGGACAGCATTGCATGCTTTGACTCGCGGTAGCAAACAGTCTGTACTGATGACGGTTGACAATCTTCTGCCCAAATGGCCCCTGCCTTCTGTTTTGGAAAATAATTATATTAATCTTTCCAAAGGCGAAGAAATGGAGCCTGAACTCCTCATTGAGCAATTAATTTCATGGGGATATTCCAGAACAAAGCTGGTGTCGGAGTATGGAGAAATGTCAATGCGCGGGGATATCCTTGATGTTTACGCTCCGGGGTATGACTTACCTGTCAGGTTAGAATTTTTTGGTGATATTCTTGAAGAAATTCGTGTTTTCGAACCTTCATCCCAACGTTCTAAAGCCGATTTAGATGATATAACTTTGCTTCCGGTAGCTCCGGCAATGTTGACTGGAAATACCATTGATGATGCCGCAAAACTTTGGGAAAAGTTAAAAACAACGGGAGAAATTTCATCACAAGGGTACACAAAACTTATCGAAAAAGTAGGCAATGATGATGGAATGATCTGGCCTGGTCTTTTTTATTCAGAATGTACAGATCTTAAATCTTTTTTATCTAAAAAAGCTATTTATATCCTTTCATCTGCCTCCAATTTAAGGTTGCGGCTTCAAGATCATGAGTACAACTGGAAAACTTTTCTTCATGACAAAAATGCTCATTCCGGTTGTAAATGGCCTGTTAATACTATTTGTTGGAATGAGGAAAAAGCCAGATCGACATGGAGAGATGAAAGACAGATTGTATATGAAGATCTCGTTATAGGCAGAGAAAAAAACGGTATTGATCTTTCAGAAAGATCAATAACCGCATTCACGGATATATTCTGGAAACCAGAACAGATGAAAAGACCTTGGGCTGCACTTGTTACAGGGCTTAAGGAATGGAGTTCTGAAAGATTCCAAACAGTGCTCAGCTTCAAAACGGATAGATCCAGGAAAAAATTTCTATCACTCATAGAATCAGAACAACTTACTATTTCAACTGAATATTCGCCACTGAATAGAGGTATTTATGCTCTTATTTCTCCCTTAAAAACAGGAATGGAGCTTGAGTGGAATCAAACACTTATTTTAGGTGAAGATGTACTTCAGCCTGAATCCGCCAAGGGAACAAGAGTCAGAGACAAAGCCTTTGAAGGAATGACTAGTTATGAAGACTTGCTTCCTGAAGATTTACTTGTCCATAGAGATTATGGTTTATCAAGATTCGGTGGATTGCACCATTTTAAAGTTGGAGATGTTTCTAATGATTATCTTCTACTTTTTTTTGACGGTGATGATAAATTATATGTCCCTGTAGATCGGCTAAACCTTGTTCAAAAGTACAAAGGGCCAGAAGGAACATGTTCTGCGCTGGACAAGCTGGGGGGAAGCCGTTGGTCCAAAACACGCGAAAAAGCTCGTAAGGCAATTGAAAAAATAGCCGGAGAACTTGTTGAAATGTACGCGTACAGGAAAGTAGCTAAAGGATATGCCTATGGTCCTTTAAATGATATGTACTGGGAATTTGAAAGTTCTTTCGGATTCGAAGAAACACCGGATCAGGAAAAGGCTATTCAAGATGTCTTCAGAGATATGGAAAGCCCTGAGCCTATGGACAGACTCGTCTGCGGTGATGTCGGTTTCGGTAAAACAGAAGTTGCATTACGAGCTGCATTCAGGGCAGTACTTGATGGTAAGCAAGTTATTTTGCTTTGTCCTACTACGGTTCTGGCAGAACAGCATTATCAAACCTTTATGCAACGAATGGAAGGTTTTCCTGTAACAGTCGGAATGCTTAGCAGGTTTGTGACCAAAACAAGTCAGAAAAGAGTTCTGGAACAGGTTTCTTCAGGACAACTGGATATTCTTATAGGTACTCATAGAGTTTTATCTAAAGATGTAGAAGCTCCGAATTTAGGTTTGCTCATTCTTGACGAAGAACAACGTTTCGGAGTGAGACATAAAGAACGCATCAAAGAAATGCGTAAAAATATCGATGCCTTGACTTTGACGGCAACCCCTATTCCAAGAACTTTACAGCTGTCACTATCCGGTGTGCGAAGTCTGAGCACCATTGAAACACCTCCAGTGGACCGTAAACCTGTTGAAACTGCCTTAATTGAACGAGACGAAGCTATGCTTGCGTCTGTTGTTAAACGCGAGATGGAACGAGGCGGGCAAATTTTCTGGGTTCACAACAGAGTTCAGGGGCTTGAACGAGTTGCGGAATTTGTCAAAAAGCTTGCTCCTGATGCCAAAATTGGCATGGCACACGGTCAAATGTCGGAAAAGAATCTGGAAGAAACTATTCATAAATTTTGGCATAAAGAATTAGATATTCTAATTGCAACTGCTATCATTGAATCAGGGCTAGATTTTCCCAATGCAAACACCTTAATTGTAGACCAGGCTCAAATGTTCGGGCTTGGACAACTTTATCAGTTGCGAGGAAGAGTAGGGCGCAGCACCAGACAGGCTTATGCCTATTTCGTCGTTTCATCACTTGATTCTTTGTCTGAAAAAGCTAAGCGACGTATGCAGATAATCCTTCAACTTGATTACCTCGGCGCAGGTTTTAAAGTTGCTATGGAAGATTTAAGACTGCGCGGAGCAGGTAATATCCTTGGCGAAGTTCAGTCTGGACAAATGGCAAAGGTTGGGCTTGACCTGTTTCTGGAAATGCTTGACGAAGAAGTACGCAGAATTAAAGGTGATGACAGTACTGTAGCCACTGATCCTGAAATGAATTTTGTTTTCAAAGCGCATCTTCCTGAAGATTTTGTTCCGGATGCTAGAGAGCGGCTTAGATACTACAGAGCGCTTTCTTCAGCGGGCACAGAAGCTAGAATCGAAGAGCTTGCCGCAGAAATAAAAGATAGATTCGGACAATTCCCGGAAGAAGTTGAAAATTTTATAACAGTGCTTTATTTGAAACGAAATTTAGCACATCTCGGGGTTACGCGAGCAGATCTATTCCCTGCCAGAGTTGTTTTAACATGGGAAGATAGTCGCAATCCAGTAGATCCTACTAGATTGATGGAGTGGATTGCTAATGATAAACACTCGGCACGGCTCAAACCACCAGCAAGCATTGAAATTCGGTTTGAAAAAGATATTAAAATAGCCGCTGGCCTAACCCAAATATGTAAAGGTTTAGAAATTTTAGTTGAAAAAACAAGTTAA
- a CDS encoding UDP-glucose/GDP-mannose dehydrogenase family protein gives MNICIVGTGYVGLVSAACFAEMGNHVWCVDVNPDVIETLKEGKIHIFEPGLEGLVKRNYADKRLFFTTSMKEGLDKARFVFITVGTPCGSDGSCDLSFVENVAREIGQSMNDSKIIVDKSTVPVGTADKVRSIVKAELEKRGLDLDFDVASNPEFLKEGDAVSDFMKPDRVVVGTEKKETCKEFETLYAPYARSREKLIFMGTRSAEMTKYAANCMLATKISFINEMSGICEQVGADVREVRLGIGSDHRIGYYFIYPGVGYGGSCFPKDVKALINTAKEVGAKAELIEAVDSVNDRQKKMLSHKILDYFEPQGGVKGKTLAIWGLAFKANTDDMRESSALAIISELTAAGMKIKAFDPVAHTKAKEILCDNDLVEIVDSQYDVLEGANAVAVVTDWNQFRNPDFDKVKKALLAPVIFDGRNLYDPSYLGSNGFAYFSVGRKPAGESV, from the coding sequence ATGAACATATGTATAGTAGGAACTGGATACGTAGGGCTTGTCAGCGCAGCCTGTTTTGCAGAAATGGGAAATCATGTCTGGTGTGTTGATGTAAATCCAGACGTTATCGAGACACTTAAAGAAGGCAAAATTCATATTTTTGAACCAGGTCTCGAAGGTCTTGTTAAAAGGAATTATGCAGATAAAAGACTTTTTTTCACTACTAGCATGAAAGAAGGGCTTGATAAAGCTCGTTTTGTTTTTATTACTGTCGGAACTCCCTGCGGTTCAGATGGAAGTTGCGACTTAAGTTTTGTAGAAAATGTTGCTCGTGAAATAGGGCAATCCATGAATGATTCTAAAATTATTGTCGATAAATCAACTGTTCCAGTGGGAACTGCTGATAAAGTCCGTTCAATAGTTAAAGCAGAACTTGAAAAAAGAGGTTTAGATCTTGATTTTGATGTTGCTTCAAATCCAGAATTTCTAAAAGAAGGTGATGCTGTCAGTGACTTTATGAAACCGGATAGAGTTGTTGTTGGTACTGAAAAGAAAGAAACTTGTAAGGAATTCGAAACCTTATATGCTCCATACGCCCGTAGTAGAGAAAAACTTATCTTTATGGGAACAAGAAGCGCGGAAATGACTAAGTATGCCGCTAACTGCATGCTTGCCACAAAAATTTCTTTTATTAACGAAATGTCCGGTATTTGTGAGCAAGTCGGTGCAGATGTGCGTGAAGTCAGGCTTGGAATAGGTTCTGATCATCGCATTGGATATTACTTTATTTATCCAGGTGTAGGCTACGGTGGATCCTGCTTTCCTAAAGATGTGAAAGCCCTGATCAACACAGCAAAGGAAGTTGGAGCGAAAGCCGAGCTTATTGAAGCTGTTGATTCTGTTAACGACAGACAGAAAAAAATGCTTTCGCACAAGATCCTTGACTATTTTGAACCCCAAGGTGGAGTTAAAGGTAAAACTCTTGCTATATGGGGACTTGCATTTAAAGCTAATACCGATGACATGAGAGAATCATCTGCTTTAGCCATAATTTCTGAGCTGACTGCGGCAGGAATGAAAATTAAAGCTTTTGATCCGGTAGCTCACACTAAAGCAAAAGAAATTTTGTGTGATAATGATCTGGTGGAAATCGTAGATAGTCAATACGACGTTCTTGAAGGAGCAAATGCAGTTGCAGTTGTTACCGACTGGAATCAGTTTAGAAACCCTGATTTTGATAAAGTAAAAAAAGCTTTACTTGCTCCTGTTATTTTTGATGGTAGAAATCTTTATGATCCATCTTATCTGGGAAGCAATGGCTTCGCGTACTTCAGCGTCGGCCGTAAGCCTGCGGGTGAATCTGTTTAA
- the tsaE gene encoding tRNA (adenosine(37)-N6)-threonylcarbamoyltransferase complex ATPase subunit type 1 TsaE has translation MTKKKLIINLPDVEATLRLGSTLADFFQKKQEFLPIFLNGDLGAGKTTFVRAFVESLPGAENAEVSSPSFNILNIYPTKPQIEHFDLYRLEGQCPDDEFFDLLNNKKTLTVVEWIQYLNIEFWPDNALLFTWKTTSTGRKIELTFHGFATPLFEEIATLLESF, from the coding sequence ATGACAAAGAAAAAGCTGATAATAAACCTGCCGGACGTGGAGGCAACGTTAAGACTCGGCTCCACTTTGGCAGATTTCTTCCAAAAAAAGCAAGAATTCCTTCCAATTTTTCTTAATGGTGATCTTGGAGCAGGAAAAACAACATTTGTTCGAGCGTTTGTGGAATCGCTTCCCGGTGCGGAAAACGCAGAAGTTAGTAGCCCAAGCTTCAATATTCTTAATATTTACCCCACAAAACCGCAGATTGAGCATTTTGACCTCTATAGACTTGAAGGCCAATGCCCTGATGACGAATTTTTTGATTTATTGAACAACAAAAAAACTTTGACAGTTGTAGAGTGGATTCAGTATCTCAATATTGAATTTTGGCCTGATAACGCACTACTCTTCACTTGGAAAACTACCTCTACGGGTAGAAAAATCGAATTGACCTTTCATGGCTTTGCGACCCCCCTCTTCGAAGAGATTGCCACACTTCTAGAGTCTTTTTAA
- a CDS encoding holo-[acyl-carrier-protein] synthase → MIVGLGIDITELDRIKSSLEKFGERFMNTFLTEEEIKLVPKVNNVQHLSARFAAKEAAVKALGTGFAEGVTFKSIEIFNLKSGAPELKFNGKGLERSLELGVKSILISITHGRDTAAAVVILEK, encoded by the coding sequence ATGATAGTAGGTTTAGGTATTGATATCACAGAACTTGATCGCATAAAAAGTTCACTGGAAAAATTCGGCGAGCGTTTTATGAATACATTTCTTACGGAAGAAGAAATAAAATTAGTTCCAAAAGTAAACAATGTTCAACACCTTTCTGCGCGGTTTGCAGCAAAGGAAGCCGCCGTAAAAGCCCTTGGAACGGGATTTGCTGAAGGGGTTACCTTCAAAAGCATAGAGATATTTAATCTTAAATCAGGTGCTCCTGAATTGAAATTTAATGGCAAGGGGCTTGAACGTTCCCTTGAATTAGGTGTAAAAAGTATACTCATATCAATAACTCATGGACGGGATACTGCTGCTGCTGTTGTAATCCTTGAGAAGTAA
- a CDS encoding SurA N-terminal domain-containing protein has product MKKTTMILMLTFIFIFGCQNKKDEPGIIAKVNGKPIHLSQLNYKYDLTHDGSAGFVPSVGQVRSEYGQILGDIIVQELVSQELVVRDIPVTDKELKEAEDQVRSDYPGNAFEQILIEEYIDLNSWRRQLRYQLAMDKFFSQVLRPEIKIDYKEAEEYYRTHLSDFYIQAGCKFEMIKGSSRDLVTKAVEQFGKGLTPAEISSNFKEVTVREIWVRNGQLPAAWEPVVQKLQIGKSSPIITQEKEFICLILKEKKDATLLTPLQAYPTIEKVLLEQKLDDKFELWLKDKIAKSDIKISKKLLPQKEAEEPVSTEDASLKIE; this is encoded by the coding sequence ATGAAAAAAACAACTATGATTTTAATGCTGACATTTATTTTTATATTTGGATGTCAAAATAAAAAAGACGAACCTGGAATTATTGCTAAAGTAAATGGTAAACCTATTCATCTTTCACAATTGAACTATAAATATGATTTAACTCATGACGGAAGTGCAGGTTTTGTTCCTTCTGTCGGCCAGGTCAGAAGCGAATACGGCCAAATTTTAGGTGATATTATAGTGCAGGAACTTGTCTCACAAGAACTTGTTGTGCGTGATATTCCTGTAACAGATAAGGAATTAAAAGAAGCTGAAGATCAAGTTCGTTCTGATTACCCAGGAAATGCATTTGAGCAGATTTTGATAGAAGAATATATTGATCTTAATTCATGGCGTAGACAGCTACGGTATCAGTTGGCAATGGATAAATTTTTCAGTCAAGTGCTACGTCCTGAAATAAAAATTGATTACAAAGAAGCAGAAGAATACTATCGCACGCATCTGTCTGATTTTTATATACAGGCAGGTTGCAAGTTTGAGATGATAAAAGGAAGTAGTCGCGATTTAGTTACTAAGGCGGTTGAACAATTCGGAAAAGGGCTTACTCCTGCAGAAATATCAAGTAATTTTAAAGAGGTTACTGTCAGAGAAATATGGGTTAGAAATGGGCAGTTACCAGCAGCTTGGGAGCCTGTAGTTCAAAAACTGCAAATAGGAAAATCAAGTCCTATAATTACTCAGGAAAAAGAATTTATCTGTTTAATTTTAAAAGAAAAAAAAGACGCTACTTTACTAACCCCTCTTCAGGCTTATCCAACAATTGAAAAAGTGCTTCTCGAACAGAAGCTGGATGATAAATTTGAATTATGGCTCAAGGATAAAATTGCGAAATCTGATATTAAAATAAGCAAAAAATTATTACCTCAAAAAGAAGCTGAAGAACCAGTTTCTACGGAAGATGCGAGTCTAAAGATTGAATAG
- a CDS encoding CBS domain-containing protein translates to MLTAKDIMTSGALTLSPDSEVSVAAKLLLEKHLNGVPVVDSEGTLVGVICQSDLVAQQKSISVPSFFTILDGFISLSSSDDFEKEITKISATKVEQAMTPNPVTITSETSIEKIADLMVEKKLYTLPVVENGKLIGVIGKEDVLKVLIKS, encoded by the coding sequence ATGCTAACTGCTAAAGACATTATGACATCTGGCGCTCTTACACTTTCACCGGATTCCGAGGTCTCCGTCGCTGCAAAATTGTTACTTGAAAAACATCTGAATGGTGTTCCTGTTGTTGACTCAGAAGGCACTCTTGTGGGTGTAATCTGTCAAAGTGATTTGGTGGCACAGCAAAAAAGTATTTCAGTTCCTTCATTCTTCACTATTCTTGACGGTTTTATTTCTCTGTCATCAAGTGATGATTTTGAAAAAGAAATAACTAAAATTTCAGCTACTAAGGTTGAGCAAGCCATGACTCCTAACCCTGTAACCATAACCTCTGAAACAAGCATTGAAAAAATTGCCGACTTGATGGTTGAGAAAAAACTTTACACTTTACCTGTTGTAGAAAACGGAAAGCTCATAGGTGTTATCGGCAAAGAAGATGTGCTAAAGGTGCTGATTAAATCATAA
- a CDS encoding pyridoxine 5'-phosphate synthase → MPLLCVNVDHVATIRQARLGIEPDPIVAAAMCEQAGATGIIMHLREDRRHIQDRDINLIAQTIQTKFNFEMAATEEMQAFALKITPATVCLVPEKRAELTTEGGLNCVGHEEKLKKYLAPIHESGIRSSLFIDADPAQIKAAHKIGAEYVEIHTGHFADAKKRPEQKNELKKIIDGIKRSQDLGLKVNLGHGLNYTNILDFADVPGICEYSIGHSIMARAIFLGIDRAVKDMVEIIRTFVN, encoded by the coding sequence ATGCCACTTTTATGCGTCAATGTTGATCATGTTGCAACAATTAGACAAGCCAGATTAGGAATAGAGCCAGATCCGATAGTTGCTGCGGCAATGTGTGAGCAAGCCGGAGCTACTGGAATAATTATGCATTTACGTGAAGATAGACGACACATCCAGGATAGAGATATTAATCTTATTGCGCAGACTATTCAGACAAAATTTAATTTTGAGATGGCGGCAACGGAAGAAATGCAAGCCTTCGCTCTTAAAATTACCCCTGCAACAGTGTGCCTTGTTCCGGAAAAAAGAGCCGAGCTAACAACTGAAGGTGGTCTTAATTGCGTAGGACATGAAGAGAAACTTAAAAAATATCTTGCTCCGATCCATGAATCCGGAATCAGATCGAGCTTATTTATTGATGCAGATCCTGCTCAGATTAAAGCTGCGCACAAAATCGGTGCAGAATATGTTGAAATTCACACCGGTCATTTTGCTGATGCTAAGAAAAGGCCTGAACAAAAAAATGAACTAAAAAAAATAATAGATGGTATTAAAAGAAGTCAGGATCTGGGGTTGAAAGTTAACCTCGGTCATGGCCTTAATTATACCAATATTTTGGATTTTGCGGATGTTCCCGGGATTTGTGAATACTCAATCGGGCATTCAATTATGGCCCGTGCAATTTTCCTTGGAATAGATCGGGCAGTAAAAGATATGGTTGAAATTATCAGAACATTTGTGAATTAA
- a CDS encoding NAD(P)H-hydrate dehydratase has translation MFSHLPTPMEMSGWDKAAINDTGIRGEILMENAAREAVSTLLCEYGSVKNKTILIISGAGNNGGDGFVIGRQLTDLGANVLILHTAPKNKYKGEASYHLKLAIKSGVQFKYFRAVDKIDLPESDIIIDGLLGTGFNNELRPFTKGIVKAVNKVRNRSFIFAIDVPSGLNALTGKAQPIAILAHTTVTFEAAKVGLILPEAKQFTGKLIVKKIGIPNKVKNDHPVSHYLINDSIYEQLPSLTPTMHKGTSGHVLIIGGSIGLTGALQLAGLAALRAGVGLATLACPAGLASQVKAYMPELMTIGLGCSDHWDDQAVKDLIPLLKNYDAIAIGPGLGRTEGAMNIVEAMISAGHPPAVFDADALYALSRRSHLLISIAENSIFTPHPGEMGRLINKSIAEIESSRIETARKYAVSKKVILVLKGAGTIIGCPDGKTIISPISAPNLAAAGSGDILSGFTGALLARGVPAMQSACLGVYLHGKCGLYINRNFPYRGNIASEIANSLPQVLKEELC, from the coding sequence ATGTTTTCTCATCTTCCTACACCTATGGAAATGTCTGGATGGGATAAAGCCGCAATTAATGATACAGGTATCCGTGGTGAAATTCTGATGGAGAATGCCGCTCGTGAAGCTGTTTCTACCCTTCTATGCGAATACGGTTCGGTTAAAAACAAGACAATCCTCATTATATCAGGGGCCGGAAACAATGGCGGGGATGGTTTTGTTATAGGTAGACAATTGACGGACCTCGGAGCAAACGTGCTCATTTTGCATACTGCCCCCAAAAATAAGTATAAAGGTGAAGCTTCATATCACCTTAAACTGGCCATAAAATCAGGTGTTCAATTCAAGTATTTTCGCGCTGTCGATAAAATTGATCTTCCTGAGTCAGATATTATTATCGATGGCCTTCTTGGAACTGGTTTTAATAATGAATTACGTCCTTTTACAAAAGGAATTGTTAAAGCTGTCAACAAAGTAAGAAATCGTTCATTTATTTTTGCAATTGATGTTCCTTCAGGACTCAACGCTCTCACTGGAAAAGCTCAGCCGATAGCCATCCTTGCACACACTACCGTGACATTCGAAGCCGCAAAAGTAGGACTTATTCTTCCAGAAGCTAAACAATTCACAGGGAAATTAATCGTTAAAAAAATCGGTATTCCTAATAAAGTAAAAAATGACCATCCGGTATCCCATTATTTAATTAATGACAGTATTTATGAACAACTCCCCTCACTTACTCCGACCATGCATAAAGGAACTTCGGGGCATGTTCTTATAATCGGAGGGTCTATCGGACTTACTGGAGCCCTGCAACTTGCTGGGCTAGCTGCATTAAGAGCTGGCGTAGGCTTAGCGACTCTGGCATGTCCTGCCGGCCTTGCTTCTCAAGTCAAAGCGTACATGCCGGAACTTATGACTATAGGGCTTGGTTGCAGTGATCACTGGGATGATCAGGCTGTTAAAGACCTCATTCCGTTACTCAAAAATTACGATGCCATAGCCATCGGCCCGGGATTAGGAAGAACAGAAGGAGCTATGAATATAGTTGAAGCAATGATCTCTGCTGGGCACCCTCCTGCCGTTTTTGATGCAGATGCACTTTATGCCCTGTCACGCAGGTCTCATCTATTGATTTCAATTGCAGAAAATTCTATTTTTACTCCTCACCCCGGAGAAATGGGGCGTTTGATTAATAAAAGTATCGCCGAAATTGAATCCTCACGAATTGAGACAGCCCGTAAATATGCAGTTTCAAAAAAAGTGATACTTGTTCTTAAAGGTGCTGGAACAATTATAGGTTGCCCTGACGGAAAAACAATAATCTCTCCTATTTCCGCTCCTAATCTTGCCGCCGCAGGGTCAGGAGACATTCTATCGGGCTTTACAGGGGCATTACTTGCCAGGGGCGTCCCGGCTATGCAAAGTGCCTGTCTCGGGGTATACTTGCACGGTAAATGCGGACTTTATATAAATAGAAATTTTCCATACAGAGGAAATATTGCTTCTGAAATTGCCAACTCACTTCCCCAAGTACTTAAGGAGGAATTATGCTAA